In Macadamia integrifolia cultivar HAES 741 chromosome 5, SCU_Mint_v3, whole genome shotgun sequence, a single window of DNA contains:
- the LOC122079289 gene encoding DNA mismatch repair protein MSH2, whose protein sequence is MEDNLQEQNKLPELKLDAKQAQGFISFFKTLPNDPRAVRLFDRRDYYTAHGDNAMFIAKTYYHTTTAMRQLGTASNGVSSVSVSKSMFETIARDLLLERTDHTLELYEGSGSNWRLTKSGTPGNLGSFEDILFANNEMQDSPVIVALCPNFRENECVVGMGYVDLTKRILGLAEFLDDGQFTNVESALVALGCKECLLPTEGGKSIQSKTLLDALSRCGVLLTERKKTEFKSRDLVQDLGRLVKGSIEPVRDLISSFEYASWALGGLLSYAELLADESNYGNYTIRRYNLDSFMRLDSAAMRALNVLESKTDANKNFSLFGLMNRTCTAGMGKRLLNRWLKQPLLDVNEINCRLDLVHAFVEDTALRQDLRQHLKRISDIERLMHTLEKKRATLQHVVKLYQSSIRFPYIRSALERYDGQYSTLIKDKYLDPFEHWTDDDHLNKFVGLVEASVDLDQLENGEYMISSGYDPKLSALKDERDAVEKQIHNLHKQIANDLDLPIDKALKLDKGTQFGHVFRITKKEEPKVRKKLTTHFIVLETRKDGVKFTNTKLKKLGDQYQKLLEEYTSCQKELVVRVVQTAASFHEVFESLAGILSELDVLLSFADLATSCPTPYTRPDITPSDEGDIILEGSRHPCVEAQDGVNFIPNDCRLIRGKSWFQIITGPNMGGKSTFIRQVGVNILMAQVGSFVPCDKANISVRDCIFARVGAGDCQLRGVSTFMQEMLETASILKGATDKSLVIIDELGRGTSTYDGFGLAWAICEHLVEVTRAPTLFATHFHELTALAHDNSDHEPQRQSLLGVENYHVSAHIDSTSRKLTMLYKVEPGACDQSFGIHVAEFANFPESVVSLAREKAAELENFSPVSVISNDSREELGSKRKRKCGPDEMSSGAVRANKFLQDFSALPLEEMNLKQALQHVNKLRSDFEKDAADCRWLQQFF, encoded by the exons ATGGAGGATAACTTGCAGGAGCAGAATAAGCTGCCAGAGCTAAAACTTG ATGCCAAGCAAGCTCAAGGGTTtatttcattcttcaaaaccCTACCAAAT GACCCAAGGGCTGTTCGATTATTTGATCGTCGG GATTACTACACTGCCCACGGAGATAATGCGATGTTCATTGCCAAGACATACTATCATACAACTACGGCTATGCGGCAACTGGGTACTGCTTCTAATGGTGTTTCTAGCGTGAGTGTCAGTAAAAGTATGTTTGAAACCATTGCTCGTGATCTCCTGCTGGAGAGAACAGACCATACTTTGGAGCTCTACGAGGGTAGTGGGTCAAACTGGAGGTTGACAAAAAGTGGAACACCAGGAAACCTTGGTAGTTTTGAAGATATTTTGTTTGCCAATAATGAAATGCAGGACTCTCCTGTGATTGTTGCACTTTGCCCTAACTTCCGCGAAAATGAGTGTGTTGTGGGGATGGGCTATGTAGACCTAACTAAGAGGATACTTGGGTTGGCAGAATTTCTTGATGATGGCCAATTTACAAATGTCGAGTCGGCTTTGGTGGCTCTTGGTTGCAAAGAGTGTCTCCTGCCGACTGAGGGAGGAAAGTCCATCCAGAGCAAAACTCTGCTTGATGCATTGTCTAGATGCGGTGTGCTTCTGACTGAGAGAAAGAAAACGGAATTTAAGTCAAGAGATTTGGTGCAGGATCTTGGTCGACTTGTCAAAGGTTCTATTGAACCAGTTCGTGATTTGATTTCCAGCTTTGAATATGCTTCCTGGGCTCTGGGGGGATTACTTTCTTATGCAGAATTACTTGCAGATGAGAGCAACTATGGAAATTATACCATCCGGCGGTATAACCTTGACAGTTTCATGAGGTTAGATTCTGCGGCTATGAGAGCATTAAATGTCCTGGAAAGCAAAACAGATGCAAACAAAAATTTTAGCTTGTTCGGTCTTATGAACAGAACCTGTACTGCTGGCATGGGAAAACGATTACTAAACAGGTGGTTGAAACAACCTTTATTAGATGTGAATGAGATCAATTGTAGGCTGGATTTGGTCCATGCGTTTGTGGAGGATACTGCCCTTCGTCAGGATCTTAGGCAGCATCTAAAAAGAATTTCAGATATAGAGCGTCTGATGCATACTCTTGAAAAGAAAAGGGCTACTCTGCAACACGTTGTAAAACTTTATCAG TCGAGTATCCGGTTTCCTTACATCAGAAGTGCCCTGGAGCGGTATGATGGGCAATATTCAACATTGATTAAGGACAAATATCTAGATCCCTTTGAGCACTGGACTGATGATGATCACTTGAACAAGTTTGTTGGTCTCGTTGAAGCTTCTGTTGACCTGGACCAGCTTGAGAATGGGGAGTACATGATCTCTTCTGGTTATGACCCAAAACTATCAGCGCTGAAGGATGAGCGAGATGCAGTCGAAAAGCAGATACATAATTTACATAAACAAATTGCCAATGACCTTGATCTTCCCATAGACAAGGCACTGAAGTTAGACAAAGGCACACAATTTGGACATGTCTTTAGAATCACAAAAAAAGAGGAGCCAAAAGTTAGAAAGAAGCTTACCACTCATTTTATTGTCCTTGAAACACGGAAGGACGGGGTCAAGTTTACAAACACAAAGCTTAAAAAATTAGGGGATCAATATCAGAAGCTACTTGAGGAGTACACTAGTTGTCAAAAAGAGCTGGTTGTTCGAGTAGTTCAAACTGCAGCAAGTTTTCATGAG GTCTTCGAGTCTTTAGCTGGGATTCTTTCAGAACTGGACGTCTTGCTTAGTTTTGCTGATCTGGCTACTAGTTGTCCTACTCCATACACACGACCAGATATTACTCCTTCT GATGAAGGGGATATTATACTTGAAGGTAGTAGGCATCCTTGTGTGGAGGCTCAAGATGGGGTGAATTTTATACCAAATGATTGTAGACTT ATAAGGGGAAAGAGTTGGTTCCAGATTATAACAGGGCCAAATATGGGTGGAAAATCAACATTCATCCGCCAG GTTGGTGTGAACATCCTGATGGCACAAGTTGGTTCATTTGTTCCTTGTGACAAAGCAAACATTAGTGTTCGTGATTGTATTTTTGCTCGTGTAGGTGCGGGTGATTGCCAA TTGCGTGGGGTCTCTACTTTCATGCAAGAAATGCTTGAAACTGCGTCAATATTGAAAGGAGCGACTGATAAGTCTCTTGTAATTATTGATGAGTTAGGCCGTGGGACGTCAACTTATGATGGATTCG GTTTAGCGTGGGCTATATGTGAGCATCTTGTAGAGGTCACCCGAGCACCAACTTTGTTTGCAACACATTTTCATGAATTGACGGCATTAGCTCATGATAATAGTGATCATGAGCCTCAAAGGCAGTCCTTACTTGGTGTGGAGAATTATCATGTCAGTGCACATATTGATTCAACAAGTCGCAAACTGACAATGCTTTACAAG GTTGAACCAGGGGCTTGTGATCAAAGTTTTGGTATTCATGTTGCGGAGTTTGCAAACTTCCCTGAGAGTGTTGTTTCCCTTGCAAGAGAAAAGGCTGCGGAGTTGGAAAATTTTTCACCAGTTTCAGTCATTTCAAATGACTCAAGGGAAGAG